A single Candidatus Pacearchaeota archaeon DNA region contains:
- a CDS encoding type IV pilus twitching motility protein PilT, with protein sequence MEYQTYLKQLLEATIKNNASDLHISEGHPPVLRINRELICLKGDCLTAEDAKGISFALMNEEQIESFEKNKEIDFSYDFEGRARFRVNIFYQIGTVSAALRLVPENIRTLEELNLPTRLHQFCEYTQGFILVVGPSSHGKSTTLAALVDEINHTRANHIITIEDPIEYIFKDDKSIINQRELHLDTLSFAQALKSTFREDPDVIMVGEMRDPETMATAITAAETGHLVFATLHTNSAAQTIHRIVDNFNGDQQSQIRAQLASSLVGIISQRLVPSTDGRVVPACEIMLNTPAISNLIRDNKIYEIPLVIETSSESGMVSMNRSLSELIRKGLVTVENASKFSSNLRELRKLI encoded by the coding sequence ATGGAATATCAAACATATCTTAAGCAGCTTTTAGAAGCGACCATAAAGAATAATGCTTCGGACCTTCATATTTCAGAGGGCCATCCTCCTGTATTAAGAATAAATAGAGAATTGATTTGTTTAAAGGGGGATTGCCTAACTGCTGAAGATGCCAAAGGAATTTCTTTTGCCTTAATGAACGAAGAACAAATTGAAAGCTTTGAAAAGAATAAAGAAATAGATTTTTCTTATGATTTTGAAGGAAGAGCAAGATTTAGAGTTAATATATTTTATCAAATAGGAACAGTCAGCGCTGCTTTAAGGCTTGTTCCAGAAAATATTAGAACACTAGAAGAATTAAATCTTCCTACTAGACTTCATCAGTTTTGTGAATATACTCAAGGTTTTATTTTAGTCGTTGGACCATCAAGTCATGGTAAAAGTACAACTCTTGCTGCATTGGTTGATGAGATAAATCATACTCGAGCTAATCATATTATAACCATTGAAGATCCGATTGAATATATTTTTAAGGACGATAAGTCAATAATTAATCAGAGAGAATTACATTTAGATACATTATCTTTTGCTCAAGCATTAAAATCAACATTTAGAGAAGACCCCGATGTTATTATGGTGGGAGAAATGAGAGATCCTGAAACAATGGCAACCGCAATTACCGCGGCTGAAACTGGACATTTAGTTTTTGCGACTCTACATACCAATTCTGCTGCTCAAACTATTCATAGGATAGTAGATAACTTCAATGGAGATCAACAATCGCAAATTAGAGCGCAATTAGCCAGTTCCTTGGTTGGAATAATTTCACAAAGGCTAGTTCCTTCAACTGATGGAAGAGTTGTTCCAGCTTGTGAAATAATGCTGAATACTCCCGCAATTTCTAATTTAATAAGAGACAATAAGATATATGAAATACCGTTGGTCATAGAAACATCTTCTGAGTCGGGAATGGTTTCTATGAACAGATCATTATCTGAATTAATTAGAAAAGGATTGGTGACGGTAGAGAATGCTTCTAAATTTTCAAGCAATCTAAGAGAATTAAGA
- a CDS encoding GspE/PulE family protein gives MIYLQKLLEKKIITKEQGDELQNEFKNFKGSEEEFIISKKLLRENDFNKIKAETFNMPFFENAEVLEVPNNVLSMIPEESARFYKIVPLTLQGNVLEVGVVNPDDIKAKEALNFLARQNKITYKTYLISANSFEVFLKQYRNIREEVGKALSALETELGGEDDSIELFSADSKPKAERLSEDAPIIKMVAVILRHAVDGNASDIHIEPEENQLRIRFRMDGSLYSSLFLPIHTHPSIVARIKIVSNLRIDETRVPQDGRFSAKIDNKDIDFRVSTFPTKLGEKVVIRVLDSSEGLKTYEEIGVLGYNLKTLREAIIKPFGLILSTGPTGSGKTTTLYSILQELNKPEVNVVTLEDPIEYFVKGVNQSQIRPDIGYDFSQGLRSVVRQDPDIIMVGEIRDEESASLVTHAALTGHVVLSTLHTNNAVGAIPRLIDMKIKPFLLPATLNIVIGQRLGHRLCPYCKEKVRPNKEVEKMIMKEISQMPETTKSFFTAPNPIYIYKPKGCSKCNNKGEKGRIGIFEVLKMTPELERAILEDPSEQNIIKEAKRQGMITMRQDAMIKALQGLISVEEVFRTTEEQQEPIQEQI, from the coding sequence ATGATTTATTTACAAAAATTACTAGAAAAGAAAATAATAACCAAAGAGCAAGGAGATGAATTGCAAAATGAATTCAAGAATTTTAAAGGGAGCGAGGAAGAATTCATAATTTCTAAAAAATTGCTCAGGGAAAATGATTTTAATAAAATCAAGGCAGAAACATTTAATATGCCTTTTTTTGAGAACGCCGAAGTGTTAGAAGTTCCTAATAATGTTCTATCAATGATTCCCGAAGAATCAGCCCGATTTTACAAAATAGTTCCATTAACTCTTCAGGGAAATGTTTTAGAAGTTGGAGTGGTAAATCCAGACGATATAAAAGCCAAAGAAGCACTTAATTTTTTAGCTAGGCAAAATAAAATAACTTATAAGACATATCTTATTAGCGCTAATTCTTTTGAAGTTTTTTTAAAACAATATAGAAATATTAGAGAGGAAGTAGGTAAGGCCTTGAGTGCTCTTGAGACAGAACTGGGAGGGGAGGATGATAGTATTGAGCTTTTTTCAGCCGACTCTAAGCCGAAAGCAGAAAGACTTTCTGAAGACGCCCCGATTATTAAAATGGTAGCTGTTATTTTAAGGCATGCTGTTGATGGAAATGCTTCTGATATTCATATTGAGCCGGAAGAAAATCAGCTAAGGATACGTTTTAGAATGGATGGAAGCTTGTATTCTTCTTTATTTTTACCAATTCATACTCATCCTTCAATAGTAGCAAGAATTAAAATAGTTTCTAATTTAAGAATTGATGAAACGAGAGTTCCTCAAGATGGAAGATTTTCAGCGAAAATAGACAATAAAGATATTGATTTCAGAGTTTCAACTTTTCCAACTAAGCTTGGGGAAAAAGTTGTAATTAGGGTCCTTGATTCTTCTGAAGGATTAAAAACTTATGAAGAAATAGGAGTTTTGGGATATAATTTAAAAACATTAAGAGAAGCTATTATTAAACCTTTTGGATTAATATTATCAACTGGACCAACTGGTTCTGGTAAAACAACAACACTATATTCTATCCTTCAAGAATTAAACAAGCCAGAAGTTAATGTGGTTACTCTTGAAGACCCAATTGAGTATTTTGTAAAAGGAGTTAATCAATCACAAATCAGACCAGATATTGGATATGACTTTAGTCAAGGATTGAGATCGGTAGTTAGACAAGATCCAGATATTATTATGGTTGGTGAAATCAGAGATGAAGAGTCAGCTTCTTTGGTTACTCATGCTGCTTTGACTGGTCACGTTGTCTTGTCAACCTTACACACTAATAATGCTGTTGGAGCAATTCCTAGATTGATTGATATGAAAATCAAACCTTTTCTTTTACCAGCAACACTAAACATTGTAATAGGCCAAAGACTAGGACATCGTTTATGTCCATATTGTAAAGAAAAGGTAAGACCGAACAAGGAAGTAGAAAAAATGATAATGAAGGAAATATCCCAAATGCCCGAAACTACTAAAAGTTTTTTTACGGCTCCCAACCCAATATATATTTATAAACCAAAAGGGTGTTCTAAATGTAATAATAAAGGAGAAAAAGGAAGAATTGGTATTTTTGAAGTATTAAAGATGACTCCTGAGTTAGAGAGGGCTATTCTTGAAGATCCGTCTGAGCAAAATATTATAAAAGAGGCTAAAAGACAAGGAATGATAACGATGAGACAGGATGCAATGATTAAAGCTCTTCAAGGATTAATATCTGTTGAAGAAGTATTTAGAACAACAGAAGAACAGCAAGAACCAATTCAAGAACAAATTTAA
- the pilO gene encoding type 4a pilus biogenesis protein PilO, whose protein sequence is MDIKKRKNIKVLISVIIFISAIGIAYFLAFSKWQEINSVDSQIKQMEALISAKKSYYANIDSKIEALNSAGWDQKKDSIAINFDSSLFFTPKINNFFRTIVASSGMSLDGMTSSLPEGTSSQSQAKTTTESGAKTSKVVGTTQTSVQQNSDVLQGSIRKTAVNLNVSGTYNNFKNLLSLFEGQTRIVTIKSIAVSSATTQEKSKGKVVANNYNFSIILDVYSY, encoded by the coding sequence ATGGATATTAAAAAAAGAAAAAACATAAAAGTACTAATATCAGTTATTATTTTTATTTCAGCTATTGGTATCGCATATTTTTTAGCTTTTTCTAAATGGCAAGAGATTAATAGTGTTGATAGCCAGATAAAACAAATGGAAGCCTTAATCAGTGCGAAGAAAAGTTATTATGCCAATATTGATTCTAAGATAGAGGCTCTTAATAGTGCTGGATGGGATCAAAAGAAAGATAGCATTGCAATTAATTTTGATTCGTCTTTATTTTTTACCCCTAAAATTAATAATTTTTTTAGAACCATAGTTGCATCAAGTGGAATGAGTTTAGACGGAATGACAAGTTCTCTTCCAGAAGGAACAAGTAGTCAGTCACAAGCAAAAACTACGACTGAGAGTGGAGCTAAAACTAGCAAAGTCGTTGGGACCACACAAACATCAGTTCAACAAAATAGCGATGTTTTACAAGGATCAATTAGAAAAACAGCAGTTAATTTAAATGTTTCAGGAACTTATAATAATTTTAAAAATTTATTATCTTTATTTGAAGGTCAGACGAGAATAGTTACTATAAAAAGCATTGCTGTCTCTTCAGCGACTACACAAGAAAAATCAAAAGGCAAAGTTGTAGCTAATAATTATAATTTTAGCATAATATTAGATGTTTATTCTTATTAA
- the pilM gene encoding type IV pilus assembly protein PilM, which produces MFFAKGKKQNSLGIDIGTKVIRAVEISENKGKITLENYGEVNLDVACKQFFRSFDRKNLNPAVNNIAIAIAGIIEETGIKTKKVVFSLPDFATFFTTFELPPMSKKEITNAIGFEARKYIPLPLSELVLDWQLMNKESLKQRNRVLVMAVPKIIVEQYKTIAEKAGLELVALEAEAMALKRAVIKESDPPTCLLEMGFQSTNINIVDEGFMKMSSSFDVAGKDLTYSLSETLNIPAGEAEMIKKGEGLTDSGDTKISHILIPILSIVSEKTKTLIKEFEIKEGKTVEKVILAGGTSMLPGVKDYFDKIFRQNESSNLVVEIAEPFKNIIYPSALDKKIKEINSNYAIALGEALRKFE; this is translated from the coding sequence ATGTTTTTTGCAAAAGGAAAAAAGCAGAATAGTTTGGGTATTGATATTGGAACAAAAGTTATTAGAGCGGTTGAAATATCAGAAAATAAGGGAAAAATAACTCTAGAAAATTATGGAGAGGTTAATTTAGATGTTGCTTGCAAGCAATTTTTTAGATCTTTTGACAGGAAAAATTTAAATCCAGCAGTCAATAATATTGCAATAGCTATAGCAGGAATAATAGAGGAGACTGGAATAAAAACCAAGAAAGTTGTCTTTTCTTTGCCAGACTTTGCAACATTTTTTACAACATTTGAATTGCCACCGATGTCTAAAAAAGAAATAACTAATGCTATTGGCTTTGAAGCAAGAAAATATATTCCCTTACCATTATCAGAGTTAGTCTTGGATTGGCAGTTAATGAATAAAGAATCTTTAAAACAAAGAAATAGAGTTTTAGTAATGGCCGTGCCTAAAATTATCGTTGAACAGTATAAAACTATTGCCGAAAAAGCTGGATTAGAGCTGGTTGCTCTTGAAGCCGAAGCCATGGCCTTAAAGAGGGCAGTAATCAAGGAGAGCGATCCCCCTACTTGCTTATTAGAAATGGGATTTCAAAGTACTAATATTAATATAGTTGATGAGGGATTTATGAAAATGAGTTCCAGTTTTGATGTGGCTGGTAAAGATTTAACTTATAGTCTTTCTGAAACTTTAAATATTCCAGCTGGAGAAGCAGAAATGATAAAAAAAGGAGAAGGATTAACTGATTCTGGAGATACAAAAATTTCTCATATTCTAATACCGATTCTATCTATTGTATCTGAAAAAACCAAAACATTGATTAAAGAATTTGAAATAAAAGAAGGGAAAACAGTAGAGAAAGTTATTTTAGCCGGAGGAACTTCAATGTTACCAGGAGTAAAAGATTATTTTGATAAAATTTTTAGACAGAACGAATCTTCAAATTTGGTTGTTGAAATAGCTGAACCGTTTAAAAATATTATTTATCCGTCAGCTTTAGATAAAAAAATTAAAGAAATTAATTCGAATTATGCTATTGCGCTAGGGGAAGCCTTGAGAAAATTTGAATAA
- a CDS encoding ComF family protein: MEYLKAIWDIIFPKKCISCGREGQYLCEDCLSLISINPFEYCLCEKMEKRNKCENCKNKNLDKIMSATSFDNKIVKDAIHKLKYGYIKDLSIPLAFLILSHLKTIDCQIDNSFVIIPVPMHIKKKRKRGFNQSEEIAKLISESTRIKLSTSLIKTKETKPQMELNKSQRIENIKNCFAITNKKEIENKTILLLDDVYTTGTTMNECAKVLKENGVKEVWGLSVAREI; encoded by the coding sequence ATGGAATACCTAAAAGCAATTTGGGACATAATTTTCCCTAAAAAGTGTATTAGCTGTGGAAGAGAAGGACAATATCTTTGTGAAGATTGTCTTTCTTTAATTTCGATCAATCCCTTTGAATATTGTTTGTGTGAAAAAATGGAAAAAAGAAATAAATGCGAAAATTGTAAAAACAAAAATCTTGATAAAATAATGTCGGCCACGTCTTTTGACAATAAAATCGTTAAAGATGCTATTCATAAATTAAAGTATGGGTATATAAAAGATTTAAGTATTCCCCTCGCCTTTCTTATTTTAAGCCACCTTAAAACTATTGATTGTCAAATTGACAACAGTTTTGTCATTATTCCCGTCCCTATGCATATTAAAAAGAAAAGAAAAAGAGGTTTTAATCAATCAGAAGAAATTGCCAAACTAATTTCTGAATCAACTAGGATTAAACTATCAACAAGTCTTATTAAAACAAAAGAAACAAAACCACAGATGGAATTAAATAAAAGTCAAAGGATTGAAAATATTAAAAACTGTTTCGCCATTACTAATAAAAAAGAGATTGAAAATAAAACTATTCTTCTCTTAGACGATGTGTATACTACAGGCACAACAATGAATGAATGTGCTAAGGTTTTAAAAGAAAACGGAGTTAAAGAGGTCTGGGGTTTAAGCGTTGCAAGGGAAATATAA
- a CDS encoding Sir2 family NAD-dependent protein deacetylase, which produces MEGEKMFYPEYQEKEPKNLLLEGPELASPEKEIKQEGEMSFSFSSDTRRYYLGNEDDQPFFRIEYFDSLPDELSDEEKEKFTKETRGWGKNEKTVYVLKYGKIPEPKEETKELDPNKNKKYRVALPRDFGRDMINDFFSNDEHKQVMGDILTKILKFKPEKASQMVEQTFETFREQDNETIHDLFDQFSKENIEKIRSEIREIMLPEPKEIKLVRLVDILKNKKVLFYTGAGISMASGVHSMNQLHETLGIEMSEKIDDLLKKAVTNPQSVIESWEEFTKATVEKPPTPTHQSLGKLAQKLNSQIITENVDHLQEKTGVKAIHLTGPWLKENIQPEWLKDIDAVITVGLSYDDRGFLGWYKENNPNGKIIAVNLSQPPYLGDEDFMLKGDCQKIIPELGKAFNENK; this is translated from the coding sequence ATGGAAGGTGAAAAAATGTTTTATCCAGAATATCAAGAAAAAGAACCGAAGAACCTTTTACTCGAAGGCCCTGAATTAGCTTCACCTGAAAAAGAAATAAAACAAGAGGGCGAAATGAGTTTCTCTTTTTCTTCTGACACCAGACGATATTATCTTGGCAACGAAGACGATCAGCCATTTTTTAGGATTGAGTATTTTGATTCATTGCCAGATGAATTAAGCGACGAAGAAAAAGAAAAATTTACAAAAGAAACGAGAGGATGGGGCAAAAATGAAAAAACGGTTTATGTTTTGAAATACGGTAAGATACCGGAGCCAAAAGAAGAAACGAAAGAGCTCGACCCAAATAAAAACAAAAAATATCGTGTTGCCCTGCCTAGAGATTTTGGAAGAGACATGATTAATGATTTTTTTTCCAATGACGAACATAAACAAGTTATGGGCGATATTTTGACAAAAATTTTAAAATTTAAACCCGAAAAAGCTTCACAAATGGTCGAGCAGACTTTCGAAACTTTTCGCGAACAAGACAACGAAACAATTCACGATCTTTTTGATCAATTCTCAAAAGAAAATATAGAAAAAATTAGATCTGAAATTAGAGAAATAATGCTACCTGAACCGAAAGAAATTAAATTAGTAAGGCTAGTTGATATCTTAAAAAATAAAAAAGTCCTATTTTATACTGGTGCAGGTATTTCAATGGCAAGCGGGGTCCATAGCATGAATCAATTGCACGAAACACTAGGAATTGAAATGTCAGAAAAAATAGACGACTTACTTAAAAAAGCTGTTACTAACCCCCAGAGCGTAATTGAATCATGGGAAGAATTTACAAAAGCCACTGTTGAAAAGCCCCCGACGCCTACCCATCAATCACTTGGCAAGCTTGCTCAAAAATTAAATTCACAAATTATTACTGAAAATGTTGACCATTTACAAGAAAAAACAGGTGTAAAAGCGATTCATCTAACGGGCCCTTGGCTGAAAGAAAATATCCAGCCAGAATGGTTAAAAGATATTGATGCAGTAATTACGGTTGGTTTAAGTTATGATGACAGAGGCTTCCTTGGCTGGTACAAAGAAAACAATCCGAATGGAAAAATTATTGCGGTCAATTTAAGCCAACCTCCCTATCTAGGAGATGAAGATTTTATGCTGAAAGGAGATTGTCAAAAAATTATTCCGGAATTAGGAAAAGCATTTAATGAAAATAAATAA
- a CDS encoding VTT domain-containing protein, producing MDLINIILHIDTYLTDIVNVYGALSYILLFATIFIETGLVFMPFLPGDSLLFAAGAISAISSLNICFLIVVLFLAAFLGDTTNYFIGKYFGEKISNRMNQKYLIETQDFYNKYGGTTIFLARFVPIVRTFAPFVAGLGKMDYKKFIAYNATGGLAWVLLFTLLGYFLGNTPQIKANFSIIVILIILISLIPVAFKFIKKSK from the coding sequence ATGGATTTAATCAATATCATTCTTCATATAGACACTTATTTAACCGACATTGTTAATGTCTACGGAGCCCTCTCGTATATTTTATTATTCGCCACTATTTTTATTGAAACCGGATTAGTCTTCATGCCTTTCCTGCCTGGCGATTCCTTACTCTTTGCTGCTGGAGCAATTTCAGCCATTAGCTCATTAAATATCTGTTTCTTGATTGTAGTACTATTCTTAGCCGCCTTTTTGGGAGACACCACAAATTATTTTATTGGAAAATATTTTGGCGAAAAAATATCCAATAGAATGAATCAAAAATATTTGATTGAAACTCAAGACTTTTATAATAAATACGGAGGCACAACTATCTTCCTTGCCCGCTTTGTTCCTATCGTCAGAACTTTCGCTCCATTTGTCGCTGGCTTAGGAAAAATGGACTACAAGAAATTTATCGCTTACAATGCAACTGGAGGATTAGCCTGGGTTCTGCTTTTTACCCTATTAGGATACTTTTTAGGCAATACCCCCCAGATCAAAGCGAACTTCTCAATCATCGTCATTTTAATCATTTTAATATCTCTAATTCCGGTTGCATTTAAGTTTATCAAAAAATCAAAATAA
- a CDS encoding ribonuclease H family protein — MSKKKYYAYSLNGKHGITDNWPECQKIVSGMENAKYKGFETKDQAERWLDLGADYKTKNTASIKGIYFDAGTGAGKGVETSVTDENGNSLLNIVMKKKDIDEKGNHLIVDNVTNNFGELLACKYALEIALKKNIKNVFGDSKLIIDYWSKGYIKKEMPEETISLSNEVKKLRYAFEKEGGKIEHISGGSNPADLGFHRG; from the coding sequence ATGAGCAAGAAAAAATATTACGCCTATTCTCTAAACGGAAAACATGGCATCACTGATAATTGGCCGGAATGCCAGAAAATTGTTTCGGGAATGGAAAATGCTAAATACAAAGGATTTGAGACTAAAGACCAGGCAGAAAGATGGCTTGATTTAGGCGCTGACTATAAAACAAAAAATACTGCCTCAATAAAAGGAATATATTTTGATGCAGGGACCGGAGCTGGCAAGGGAGTTGAAACTAGCGTTACCGATGAAAATGGAAATAGTTTATTAAATATTGTCATGAAAAAGAAGGATATTGATGAAAAAGGCAATCACTTGATTGTTGATAATGTCACCAATAACTTTGGAGAATTATTAGCTTGTAAATACGCTTTAGAAATAGCCTTAAAGAAAAACATTAAAAACGTCTTCGGGGACAGCAAGCTAATAATTGATTATTGGTCAAAAGGATACATCAAAAAAGAAATGCCCGAAGAAACTATTTCCCTAAGCAATGAAGTCAAAAAATTAAGATATGCTTTTGAAAAAGAAGGTGGAAAAATAGAACATATTTCTGGAGGAAGCAACCCCGCTGATCTAGGTTTTCACAGAGGATAA